A window of the Gossypium hirsutum isolate 1008001.06 chromosome A03, Gossypium_hirsutum_v2.1, whole genome shotgun sequence genome harbors these coding sequences:
- the LOC107896963 gene encoding sterol 14-demethylase — protein sequence MEADDKFLNMGILIVATLVVAKLISFLIMPRSKRQVPPVIKSWPVIGGLLRFMKGPIVMIREEYPKLGSVFTLNMFNKKITFLIGPEVSAHFFKASESDLSQQEVYQFNVPTFGPGVVFDVDYSIRQEQFRFFTEALRVNKLKGYVDQMVTEAEDYFSKWGDSGEVDLKYELEHLIILTASRCLLGREVRDKLFDDVSALFHDLDNGMLPISVIFPYLPIPAHRRRDQARKKLAEIFANIISSRKNAGKYENDMLQYFIDSKYKDGRPTTETEITGLLIAALFAGQHTSSITSTWTGAYLLRHKEFLSAVVEEQKKLMRKHGSNVDHDVLSEMDTLYRCIKEALRLHPPLIMLLRSSHSDFRVKTRDGKEYDIPKGHIVATSPAFANRLPYIYKDPDTYDPDRFSVGREEDKAAGAFSYISFGGGRHGCLGEPFAYLQIKAIWSHLLRNFEFELVSPFPEIDWNAMVVGVKGKVMVRYKRRQLSVD from the exons ATGGAAGCAGACGACAAGTTTTTGAACATGGGTATTCTCATAGTTGCCACTCTAGTAGTGGCCAAACTCATATCGTTCCTCATAATGCCCAGATCTAAGAGGCAGGTGCCGCCAGTAATCAAAAGCTGGCCTGTAATTGGTGGGCTCCTTCGATTCATGAAAGGGCCCATCGTGATGATCCGGGAGGAGTACCCAAAGCTCGGCAGTGTTTTCACGTTGAACATGTTTAACAAGAAGATAACTTTCTTGATCGGACCTGAGGTTTCAGCACACTTCTTTAAGGCTTCAGAATCGGACCTCAGCCAACAGGAAGTTTATCAGTTCAATGTGCCGACTTTCGGCCCTGGTGTGGTGTTTGATGTGGATTACTCAATAAGGCAAGAGCAGTTCCGGTTCTTTACGGAGGCCCTTCGAGTTAATAAACTTAAGGGTTATGTAGATCAGATGGTTACTGAAGCTGAG GACTACTTCTCTAAATGGGGGGATAGTGGTGAGGTGGACCTCAAATATGAGTTGGAGCATCTGATTATCTTGACGGCTAGCAGGTGTCTTTTGGGTCGAGAAGTACGTGATAAGCTTTTCGATGATGTGTCTGCACTCTTTCATGATCTTGATAACGGCATGCTCCCTATCAGTGTTATCTTCCCTTACCTGCCCATCCCTGCTCATCGCCGTCGTGATCAAGCTCGAAAGAAGCTTGCAGAAATCTTTGCAAATATCATTTCCTCTCGTAAAAATGCTGGCAAGTACGAGAATGATATGTTGCAATACTTCATTGACTCTAAGTACAAAGATGGTCGTCCAACTACAGAGACTGAAATAACTGGCTTGCTCATTGCTGCGCTCTTTGCCGGGCAGCATACCAGTTCCATTACCTCAACTTGGACAGGTGCCTATCTCCTTCGTCATAAGGAGTTCCTATCAGCAGTGGTGGAGGAGCAGAAAAAACTAATGCGAAAGCATGGAAGCAATGTTGATCATGATGTTTTATCTGAGATGGACACCTTGTACCGGTGCATTAAGGAAGCCCTGAGACTTCACCCTCCACTGATTATGCTTCTGCGCAGCTCACACAGTGATTTTAGAGTAAAAACACGAGACGGGAAAGAGTATGACATCCCGAAGGGTCACATAGTTGCAACATCACCAGCATTTGCAAACAGGCTTCCTTATATTTACAAGGATCCAGACACATATGATCCTGATAGATTCAGTGTTGGGAGGGAAGAAGACAAGGCAGCAGGGGCTTTCTCGTATATTTCCTTTGGAGGCGGCAGGCATGGTTGCCTAGGTGAACCGTTTGCTTACCTTCAGATAAAGGCTATATGGAGCCATTTGTTGAGGAACTTCGAGTTTGAGCTTGTGTCACCTTTCCCTGAGATTGACTGGAATGCTATGGTGGTTGGCGTGAAAGGGAAGGTGATGGTTCGTTACAAGCGGCGACAGCTTTCTGTTGACTAG